The DNA region CGCAACTCCCGGCTGTTCCTGGCATCCCCCAGCTCGAAGCCTATGTAAAGCGACTCGAATCCCAGCATAAAATTAAATCTGGCAACGAAGCCGAAATTGTGTGGGCAGACAGCAATCTCAAACAGCAAACTGAGTATGCGGTAGTTTACCTCCATGGATTCTCGGCTTCTAAAGAAGAGGGCAATCCTGTTCATTACCACCTGGCCAAAGCCCTGCACGCCAACCTGTACCTGGCGCGACTGTCCGACCACGGTATAGATACAGTTCCGGCCATGGAATACATGACAGCCGACAAACTCTGGGAAAGTGCAAAGCTGGCACTCGAAATAGGAAAACGCCTGGGCAAAAAGGTCATTCTTGCAGGCACCTCAACCGGCGGTACGCTTGCCCTTAAACTGGCGGCCACTTATCCTGAGGTGAACAGCCTGGTCCTGCTTTCGCCAAACATCAGGATAAACGACAGGCTGGCCTTCCTGCTGAACAACCCATGGGGATTACAGCTGGCACGGCTGGTAACCGGGGGCAAAGACAGGAGTTCAGAGGAAAAAAAGCTGGAATATGCAAAATACTGGTACACAAGCTATCGCCTGGAATCGACTGTTCAGCTTCAGGAACTGGTAGAAAGCAGCATGAACAGGGCTGTTTTTGAAAAAGTAAAACAACCCTGTCTTTTGTTATATTACTATAAAAATGAAAAAGAGCAGGATCAAACTGTGAAGGTAGATGCAGAACTCTGGATGTTTAACCTGCTGGGTACGCCTCCTGCGTTAAAAACCAGTGTAGCCATACCCAATGCAAGAGACCATGTAATAGGTTCTTACATCACCTCTAAAGATATCCCTGCCGTTCAAAAAGCTGTAAACAGCTTTGTTCAGCACATCCTTAAGGTGAATTAGGCTTTCATTGCTTTCGAAGGACAGGCAAAATCTGTACGTTTCAGCCCTGTATTTTTAATGGCTCCATAACCACCCGCAATATCAACAACCTGCTCAACTCCCCTGGCCTTCAAAATAGAGGCTGCAATCATTGAACGGTATCCGCCGGCGCAATGAATGTAATAGGTTCCATTATGATCGATCTCGCTGGTCCAATCGTTGATATAATCCAGGGGCCGAGTCATGGTCATTTCCAGGTGTTCCGACTCATATTCTCCGGGTTTTCTTACATCAAGCACCTGAATGTTCTGATCTTCTTGTGCAATGCTTTCAAATTCAGCAGCGCTGATCGATTTAACCATATCGATATCCTTGCCAGCCTGCTGCCAGGCGGCAATGCCACCCTTCAGGTAACCAATGGTATTGTCATAGCCCACCCTGGCCAGGCGGGTAATTGCTTCTTCCTCCTTGCCTTCATCACAAACCAGCAGCAAAGGCTGTTTAAGGTCTGTAACCAGGGCGCCCACCCAAGGTGCAAACTGTCCGTTTAACCCTATGTTTACCGAAGAAGGCACAAAACCTTTGGCAAATACCTGAGGATCCCTGGTATCCAGCACCAATGCCCCGGTTAAATTGGCCATGGCCTCAAATTCCACAGGTGCCAATGGCTTTAACCCTTTCTCATAGACTTCATCAAAACTCTCGTAGCCATTTTTATTCATGGCTGCATTTTTAGC from Pedobacter africanus includes:
- a CDS encoding alpha/beta hydrolase; amino-acid sequence: MKKAFKLLIALILIGAGIYVAGPRPTHPIYSTQLPAVPGIPQLEAYVKRLESQHKIKSGNEAEIVWADSNLKQQTEYAVVYLHGFSASKEEGNPVHYHLAKALHANLYLARLSDHGIDTVPAMEYMTADKLWESAKLALEIGKRLGKKVILAGTSTGGTLALKLAATYPEVNSLVLLSPNIRINDRLAFLLNNPWGLQLARLVTGGKDRSSEEKKLEYAKYWYTSYRLESTVQLQELVESSMNRAVFEKVKQPCLLLYYYKNEKEQDQTVKVDAELWMFNLLGTPPALKTSVAIPNARDHVIGSYITSKDIPAVQKAVNSFVQHILKVN
- a CDS encoding MBL fold metallo-hydrolase, whose translation is MKIEQIYTGCLAEAAYYIESNGEAAIIDPLREVEPYLKKAAKDNAVIKYIFETHFHADFVSGHVDLAGKSGAAIVYGPTAKTSFESHIASDGEQFKVGELTITVLHTPGHTPESTTYLLTDKNGKPYCIFTGDTLFIGDVGRPDLAQQGDLTMEDMAGTLYDSLQQKILSLPDDVLVYPAHGAGSACGKNMSKETFDTLGHQREVNYALKATSRAQFIKEVTDGILPPPQYFAKNAAMNKNGYESFDEVYEKGLKPLAPVEFEAMANLTGALVLDTRDPQVFAKGFVPSSVNIGLNGQFAPWVGALVTDLKQPLLLVCDEGKEEEAITRLARVGYDNTIGYLKGGIAAWQQAGKDIDMVKSISAAEFESIAQEDQNIQVLDVRKPGEYESEHLEMTMTRPLDYINDWTSEIDHNGTYYIHCAGGYRSMIAASILKARGVEQVVDIAGGYGAIKNTGLKRTDFACPSKAMKA